A single genomic interval of Microbacterium sp. BLY harbors:
- a CDS encoding inositol monophosphatase family protein, with amino-acid sequence MDALELSALATEIAEEAGALASARRRQGVQLAATKSTLADIVTEADREVEALIRERLRAARPADGFLGEESGAASGDSGVTWVVDPIDGTVNYAYGIPSYNVSIAAVTGPPEPDAWEAQAAAVHAPAMGETFTAARGHGAWTDGGRLAVTEVTDAGALLATGFGYDPSTHDGDLATVRRVMPIARDVRRMGAAALDLAYVAAGRLDGYFERGLKPWDHAAGALLVEEAGGRVSRIDRESSRPLLIAGGATVHARLRAILDEEEH; translated from the coding sequence ATCGACGCTCTGGAGCTCAGCGCCCTCGCCACGGAGATCGCTGAGGAAGCGGGAGCGCTCGCGAGTGCCCGGCGTCGTCAGGGCGTGCAGCTCGCCGCGACGAAGTCGACGCTGGCGGACATCGTGACCGAGGCCGATCGTGAGGTCGAGGCGCTCATCCGCGAGCGTCTGCGTGCCGCGCGACCGGCGGACGGGTTCCTCGGAGAGGAGTCCGGTGCGGCCAGCGGAGACAGCGGAGTCACCTGGGTCGTCGATCCCATCGACGGCACGGTCAACTACGCCTACGGCATTCCGTCCTACAACGTCAGCATCGCGGCGGTCACCGGGCCGCCGGAGCCGGATGCCTGGGAGGCGCAGGCCGCGGCGGTGCACGCACCGGCCATGGGGGAGACCTTCACGGCGGCCCGCGGCCACGGTGCGTGGACGGACGGCGGCCGGCTCGCGGTGACCGAGGTGACGGACGCCGGCGCCCTCCTGGCGACCGGCTTCGGATACGACCCGTCCACCCACGACGGAGACCTCGCGACGGTGCGGCGCGTGATGCCGATCGCTCGCGACGTCCGGCGGATGGGAGCGGCGGCCCTCGATCTGGCCTACGTCGCCGCCGGCCGCCTGGATGGCTACTTCGAACGGGGTCTTAAGCCGTGGGATCACGCCGCGGGCGCTCTGCTTGTCGAGGAGGCCGGCGGCCGGGTCAGTCGGATCGACCGCGAATCGTCGCGTCCCCTCCTCATCGCGGGTGGCGCGACCGTGCACGCCCGACTCCGGGCTATCCTCGATGAGGAAGAACACTGA
- a CDS encoding peptidoglycan DD-metalloendopeptidase family protein — translation MIALAAAATIPLSRRAARQRQAGVPPVPTAPDEPFIAAATPVVADVPAAPVVAEIVEKDADTVPAEDIAPASEPFVAEADADGDAFERASRAFRRTGPIPTASTTRSATSAPKIDTAALTAVGPRRTRSIRKVLTAGATVGAMGLAGLLAVSMTMPAEAVAAAQNGSASTSLVTAAAADAAGGAEEEIQAFVAPSGVQNEPLSRADNFSTVSLVEVAAEQGINYSGEIFTNDPDAAIQWPFLVGVGMSYGYGMRSGRLHEGIDFVPGNGAPIQAIADGTVRIATEQGGAYGVTVYIDHVIDGSVITSHYSHMQYGSLQVKAGDTVKVGDIVGKTGNTGRSYGAHLHFELIVNGTTIDPMPWLKKNAGRTSLTSEE, via the coding sequence GTGATCGCCCTCGCCGCCGCTGCCACGATCCCGCTCTCCCGCCGCGCTGCGCGCCAGCGCCAGGCCGGCGTCCCCCCGGTGCCGACCGCCCCCGACGAGCCCTTCATCGCCGCTGCGACCCCCGTCGTCGCCGATGTCCCCGCGGCACCCGTCGTCGCCGAGATCGTCGAGAAGGACGCCGACACCGTCCCCGCCGAGGACATCGCCCCGGCCTCCGAGCCGTTCGTCGCCGAGGCCGACGCTGACGGCGACGCATTCGAGCGGGCCTCGCGCGCATTCCGCCGCACCGGGCCCATCCCCACCGCGTCCACGACCCGGAGCGCCACGTCCGCGCCGAAGATCGACACCGCGGCGCTCACCGCCGTCGGCCCGCGTCGCACCCGCAGCATCCGCAAGGTGCTGACCGCGGGAGCCACCGTCGGCGCCATGGGGCTCGCCGGTCTCCTGGCCGTCTCGATGACCATGCCCGCCGAGGCCGTCGCCGCCGCTCAGAACGGCTCCGCCTCGACGTCGCTCGTGACCGCGGCCGCCGCTGACGCCGCCGGCGGGGCGGAAGAAGAGATCCAGGCGTTCGTCGCGCCCTCCGGCGTGCAGAACGAGCCGCTGTCCCGCGCCGACAACTTCAGCACCGTCTCGCTCGTCGAGGTCGCCGCGGAGCAGGGCATCAACTACTCGGGTGAGATCTTCACCAACGACCCGGACGCCGCGATCCAGTGGCCGTTCCTCGTCGGCGTCGGCATGAGCTACGGCTACGGCATGCGCAGCGGACGCCTCCACGAGGGCATCGACTTCGTCCCCGGCAACGGCGCGCCCATCCAGGCCATCGCCGACGGCACCGTCCGCATCGCCACCGAGCAGGGCGGCGCGTACGGCGTGACCGTGTACATCGACCACGTCATCGACGGATCCGTCATCACGAGCCACTACTCGCACATGCAGTACGGCTCGCTGCAGGTCAAGGCGGGCGACACCGTCAAGGTCGGCGACATCGTCGGCAAGACCGGTAACACGGGTCGTTCTTACGGCGCGCACCTCCACTTCGAGCTCATCGTCAACGGGACGACCATCGACCCGATGCCGTGGCTCAAGAAGAACGCCGGACGCACATCGCTGACGTCGGAGGAGTGA
- a CDS encoding type II CAAX prenyl endopeptidase Rce1 family protein: MYYGLYQLFSLAFLPLAGQVDDPTSAAGVLVYDVLPILVGGLLLVAFIASVGWWRPVFGRQPIRGAGWMWVAIIAVLLFNVLRFLTIDDGSVGLDVVATWLLAGLAIGFAEEVLTRGLVVKMMRDAGARERVVAVVSAAVFAGLHAGNLLTGQDLFPTLFQLVYTFAFGICMYLALRVTRTIVAPILLHASTDPSIFLQTLHPAEGGLTALAALGNIVVVIVGLVLMLFIRGRVGASAPDAFAPGR; the protein is encoded by the coding sequence GTGTACTACGGCCTCTATCAGCTGTTCTCGCTGGCGTTCCTCCCGCTGGCCGGTCAGGTCGACGACCCGACGAGCGCGGCCGGCGTGCTCGTCTACGACGTCCTGCCGATCCTCGTCGGCGGCCTGCTGCTCGTCGCGTTCATCGCCTCGGTCGGATGGTGGCGACCCGTCTTCGGGCGCCAGCCGATCCGGGGAGCGGGATGGATGTGGGTCGCGATCATCGCGGTTCTGCTGTTCAACGTCCTCCGCTTCCTCACGATCGACGACGGCAGCGTCGGACTGGACGTGGTGGCGACGTGGTTGCTCGCCGGCCTCGCGATCGGCTTCGCGGAGGAGGTCCTCACTCGCGGCCTCGTCGTGAAGATGATGCGGGACGCGGGGGCGCGCGAACGCGTCGTCGCGGTCGTCTCGGCGGCCGTGTTCGCGGGGCTCCACGCGGGCAACCTGCTGACGGGGCAGGATCTGTTCCCGACCCTCTTCCAGCTCGTCTACACCTTCGCGTTCGGCATCTGCATGTACCTCGCGCTCCGGGTCACACGGACCATCGTGGCCCCGATCCTCCTGCACGCCAGCACCGACCCGAGCATCTTCCTGCAGACGCTGCACCCCGCCGAGGGCGGGTTGACGGCGCTCGCGGCTCTGGGGAACATCGTCGTGGTCATCGTGGGCCTCGTGCTGATGCTCTTCATCCGCGGACGGGTCGGCGCGTCCGCACCCGATGCCTTCGCCCCCGGGCGCTGA
- a CDS encoding MDR family MFS transporter translates to MSATATADAPFLLTKRRIWIIFSALIAGMLLASLDQTIVSTAMPTIVGQLGGVDHQVWITTAYLLATTIVMPIYGKFGDVLGRRSLFLVAIALFTLASIGCAFATDFWMFVVFRALQGLGGGGLMILSQAIIADIVPANERGKYMGPLGAVFGLSAVAGPLLGGFFVDHLTWQWAFYINIPVGIAAFLIALVALKLPSKKAEKPIDILGVLFLSAATTCLIFFTDFGGDAAFGWDSLATWAWGAGLAVSATAFVVTESRVQDPIIPLSLFRNPIFVNATAIGLVLGIGMFAAIGFVPTFLQMSSGTSAAASGLLMIPMMVGLMGTSIFSGIAISKTGKYKVYPILGTIITGVAMVAMTTLSAETPIWLICVFLFVFGAGLGLIMQVVVLVVQNAVPAGQIGTATSTNNYFREVGASLGTAVFGTIFTTRLTENLLGVFAGAGASPEAASQAASTIDPATLNALPDEVRDGIVTAYADALAPVFWYLIPFIALALILSLFLKQIPLSDQAGLVARGEAISGEEAERLEAELRTAGRVDAGRTDAEPGEAGSASTGR, encoded by the coding sequence ATGTCCGCCACGGCCACCGCGGATGCGCCCTTCCTCCTCACGAAGCGCCGCATCTGGATCATCTTCAGCGCCCTGATCGCCGGCATGCTGCTCGCAAGCCTCGACCAGACCATCGTCTCGACCGCGATGCCCACGATCGTGGGCCAGCTCGGCGGGGTCGACCACCAGGTGTGGATCACCACCGCCTACCTGCTCGCGACCACCATCGTCATGCCGATCTACGGGAAGTTCGGTGACGTGCTGGGGAGGCGGTCGCTCTTCCTCGTCGCGATCGCCCTGTTCACCCTGGCATCGATCGGCTGCGCCTTCGCGACGGACTTCTGGATGTTCGTCGTCTTCCGTGCCCTTCAGGGTCTCGGCGGCGGCGGGCTCATGATCCTGTCGCAGGCGATCATCGCCGACATCGTCCCCGCCAATGAGCGCGGCAAGTACATGGGGCCGCTCGGGGCGGTGTTCGGCCTTTCCGCCGTCGCCGGTCCGCTCCTCGGCGGGTTCTTCGTCGACCACCTGACCTGGCAGTGGGCGTTCTACATCAACATCCCGGTCGGCATCGCCGCCTTCCTCATCGCCCTCGTGGCGCTGAAGCTGCCCAGCAAGAAGGCGGAGAAGCCGATCGACATCCTCGGCGTGCTCTTCCTGTCGGCGGCGACCACCTGCCTCATCTTCTTCACCGACTTCGGCGGCGACGCCGCGTTCGGGTGGGACTCGCTCGCGACCTGGGCGTGGGGTGCCGGGCTCGCGGTGTCGGCGACGGCGTTCGTCGTCACCGAGTCCCGCGTGCAGGACCCGATCATCCCGCTCAGCCTGTTCCGCAACCCGATCTTCGTGAACGCCACGGCCATCGGCCTCGTCCTCGGCATCGGCATGTTCGCCGCGATCGGCTTCGTCCCGACGTTCCTGCAGATGTCGTCCGGCACGTCCGCCGCCGCGTCCGGTCTGCTGATGATCCCGATGATGGTGGGTCTGATGGGCACCTCGATCTTCTCGGGCATCGCGATCTCGAAGACGGGGAAGTACAAGGTGTATCCGATCCTCGGCACGATCATCACGGGGGTCGCGATGGTCGCCATGACCACCCTGTCGGCGGAGACGCCGATCTGGCTGATCTGCGTGTTCCTGTTCGTCTTCGGCGCCGGGCTCGGCCTCATCATGCAGGTGGTCGTGCTCGTCGTGCAGAACGCCGTCCCGGCGGGTCAGATCGGCACGGCCACGAGCACGAACAACTACTTCCGCGAGGTCGGCGCCTCGCTGGGCACCGCGGTGTTCGGCACGATCTTCACCACCCGGCTGACGGAGAACCTGCTCGGGGTCTTCGCCGGGGCGGGAGCCTCTCCCGAGGCGGCATCCCAGGCGGCATCGACCATCGACCCGGCGACGCTCAACGCCCTGCCGGACGAGGTGCGCGACGGCATCGTGACGGCGTACGCCGACGCTCTCGCACCCGTCTTCTGGTATCTCATCCCGTTCATCGCGCTCGCGCTGATCCTGTCGCTCTTCCTCAAGCAGATCCCGCTGTCGGATCAGGCCGGTCTCGTCGCCCGCGGGGAGGCGATCAGCGGTGAGGAGGCCGAGCGTCTGGAGGCCGAGCTCCGCACGGCAGGGCGTGTCGACGCCGGACGCACGGACGCCGAGCCGGGAGAGGCCGGCTCGGCGTCCACGGGCAGGTAG
- a CDS encoding TetR/AcrR family transcriptional regulator, with protein MTSSAESTRDQRKRRTARALTDAARRLTTAHGFSGFTVEELCAEAGVSRRTFFNYFESKENAVFGFAVIDSRQEELEAAFLERSDDLLDDFVRLTIDRFSLFDPIEQAAELFAIIEQEPRLLRAAFEQQEKHERRDVALVSRRIGEGADTELRAEVLVHSVGALVRLCMEQLLRHHSPEPFADLIERRLRLARALYAPAQKAQ; from the coding sequence GTGACCTCTAGTGCAGAATCGACGCGAGACCAGCGCAAGCGCCGCACCGCTCGCGCGCTCACCGACGCCGCCCGGCGGCTGACCACCGCGCACGGATTCTCCGGCTTCACGGTCGAGGAGCTGTGCGCCGAGGCGGGAGTCTCCCGGCGCACGTTCTTCAACTACTTCGAGAGCAAGGAGAACGCGGTCTTCGGGTTCGCCGTCATCGACTCCCGCCAGGAGGAGCTCGAGGCGGCCTTCCTCGAGCGGAGCGACGACCTGCTCGACGACTTCGTGCGGCTCACCATCGACCGCTTCTCCCTGTTCGATCCGATCGAGCAGGCCGCGGAGCTGTTCGCGATCATCGAGCAGGAACCGCGACTGCTGCGCGCAGCGTTCGAGCAGCAGGAGAAGCATGAACGCCGCGACGTCGCGCTCGTCTCCCGCCGGATCGGCGAAGGGGCGGACACGGAGCTCCGAGCCGAGGTGCTCGTGCACTCCGTCGGCGCGCTCGTGCGCCTCTGCATGGAGCAGCTGCTGCGCCATCATTCCCCCGAGCCTTTCGCCGACCTCATCGAGCGACGGCTCCGCCTCGCCCGCGCCCTCTACGCCCCCGCACAGAAAGCCCAGTGA
- a CDS encoding Asp23/Gls24 family envelope stress response protein, whose product MANVTGGTQPKAQVVPASQGAAGKTTIEDAVVAKIAGIAAREVDGVYALGGGAARMMGAIRDALNTTDLAQGISVEVGETQVAVDVTIVAEYPVSLQKVAEQVRAAIHRAMVELVGMEVAEVNVTVNDVHIPSEDDTEAPEARVQ is encoded by the coding sequence ATGGCGAACGTGACTGGGGGCACCCAGCCCAAGGCTCAGGTCGTTCCGGCGTCGCAGGGGGCGGCAGGGAAGACGACGATCGAGGATGCGGTGGTCGCGAAGATCGCCGGCATCGCGGCGCGTGAGGTCGACGGCGTCTATGCGCTGGGTGGCGGTGCCGCCCGCATGATGGGCGCGATCCGCGACGCACTCAACACCACCGACCTCGCCCAGGGCATCAGCGTCGAGGTGGGCGAGACGCAGGTGGCCGTGGACGTCACGATCGTGGCGGAGTACCCGGTCTCCCTGCAGAAGGTGGCCGAGCAGGTGCGTGCCGCGATCCACCGGGCCATGGTGGAGCTCGTGGGCATGGAGGTCGCCGAGGTGAACGTGACCGTCAACGACGTGCACATCCCGTCCGAGGACGACACCGAGGCCCCGGAGGCGCGAGTCCAGTGA
- a CDS encoding DUF2273 domain-containing protein, giving the protein MNASVIGGAAAAVLALTWIALGFWAFLLVALAMLVGAVVGRIADGRLDVRALAEVVRGRRSSS; this is encoded by the coding sequence GTGAACGCCTCGGTGATCGGCGGAGCTGCGGCGGCGGTGCTCGCGCTGACCTGGATCGCGCTCGGGTTCTGGGCGTTCCTGCTCGTCGCCCTCGCGATGCTCGTCGGCGCGGTCGTCGGCCGCATCGCCGACGGTCGCCTGGACGTGCGGGCGCTCGCCGAGGTGGTGCGGGGACGGCGATCGTCCTCATGA
- a CDS encoding CsbD family protein gives MSAEDKIKAAAEKLAGKAKEVVGEVTDNDKLVAEGKAEQAKGDVRKTAEDVKDTFRK, from the coding sequence ATGAGCGCGGAGGACAAGATCAAGGCCGCAGCGGAGAAGCTCGCCGGCAAGGCGAAGGAGGTCGTCGGCGAGGTCACCGACAACGACAAGCTCGTCGCCGAGGGCAAGGCCGAGCAGGCCAAGGGAGACGTCAGGAAGACGGCAGAGGATGTCAAGGACACCTTCCGCAAGTGA
- a CDS encoding RNA polymerase sigma factor — MAADRWGEALDQAGDRIVAGRAMDGDVAAFAVLVRRYTPMMRAYTHRMLNASAEVDDIVQDAFVTAWQRFGELEDPAKVKSWLMRIVSRKAVDRLRRSRPVLDVDEIDRPAPPQASPAAIVEAREGVAALGAALGELPDAQRECWVLRELGGYSYDEIAAELGIPVSTVRGLLSRARRFLITRMEAWR; from the coding sequence ATGGCAGCCGATCGGTGGGGCGAGGCTCTGGACCAGGCGGGCGACCGCATCGTCGCCGGACGCGCGATGGACGGCGACGTCGCCGCCTTCGCCGTGCTCGTGCGCAGGTACACGCCGATGATGAGGGCGTACACGCATCGCATGCTCAACGCCTCGGCCGAGGTCGACGACATCGTGCAGGACGCGTTCGTGACCGCCTGGCAGCGCTTCGGCGAGCTCGAGGACCCCGCGAAGGTCAAGAGCTGGCTGATGCGGATCGTGAGCCGCAAGGCCGTGGATCGGCTGCGACGGTCGCGCCCCGTGCTCGACGTCGACGAGATCGACCGGCCCGCGCCGCCCCAGGCGTCGCCCGCCGCGATCGTCGAAGCCAGAGAAGGCGTGGCGGCGCTCGGAGCCGCCCTCGGTGAACTCCCGGATGCGCAGCGCGAATGCTGGGTGCTGCGAGAGCTCGGCGGATACAGCTACGACGAGATCGCCGCGGAGCTCGGCATCCCCGTCAGCACGGTGCGCGGGCTGCTGTCGCGCGCGCGACGATTCCTGATCACACGGATGGAGGCCTGGCGATGA
- a CDS encoding SDR family oxidoreductase, with the protein MTILVTGSTGHLGRLIIDALLARGVDAQTIRAGARDVAKGADLGVPVVHLDYTDPESVAAAVDGVDTVVLVSGSEVGQRVAQHKAVIDAAKDAGVSKLVYTSAPKATTSSLVLAPEHKATEELIAAAGIPAVILRNNWYTENYAADLARAAETGVLSSGTGDGRVASASRRDFAEAAAVVATEDGHEGAVYELGGDVAWTYSELAAAMSEVTGRDVSFVPLSADEQLAALRAAGLDEGTAGFVVALDSGIRDGALADTDGTLRRLIGRPTTPLVDGLRALR; encoded by the coding sequence ATGACCATCCTCGTCACCGGTTCCACCGGCCACCTCGGCCGCCTCATCATCGACGCGCTCCTCGCACGCGGCGTCGACGCGCAGACCATCCGCGCGGGCGCCCGCGACGTCGCCAAGGGCGCCGACCTCGGTGTCCCCGTCGTGCATCTGGATTACACCGACCCGGAATCCGTGGCCGCGGCCGTCGACGGCGTCGACACCGTCGTGCTCGTCTCCGGGTCCGAGGTCGGCCAGCGCGTCGCGCAGCACAAGGCCGTGATCGATGCGGCGAAGGACGCCGGCGTCTCGAAGCTCGTCTACACGAGCGCTCCGAAGGCGACGACGAGCTCCCTCGTCCTGGCGCCGGAGCACAAGGCCACCGAGGAGCTCATCGCCGCCGCCGGGATCCCCGCGGTGATCCTCCGCAACAACTGGTACACCGAGAACTACGCCGCCGACCTCGCCCGCGCGGCGGAGACCGGTGTGCTCAGCTCCGGCACCGGGGACGGCCGCGTCGCCTCCGCCAGCCGCCGGGACTTCGCCGAGGCGGCGGCCGTCGTCGCCACCGAGGACGGCCACGAGGGCGCGGTGTACGAACTGGGCGGTGACGTGGCGTGGACCTACAGCGAGCTCGCCGCCGCGATGTCCGAGGTCACGGGACGCGACGTGTCGTTCGTGCCGCTCTCCGCGGACGAGCAGCTCGCCGCACTGCGGGCCGCGGGCCTGGACGAGGGTACGGCCGGATTCGTCGTCGCCCTCGACTCCGGGATCCGCGACGGGGCGCTCGCCGACACCGACGGCACACTGCGCCGTCTGATCGGACGCCCGACCACGCCGCTCGTCGACGGCCTCCGCGCTCTGCGGTGA
- a CDS encoding helix-turn-helix domain-containing protein, which produces MVVSFAQIRGSQPALFDQGCGTRVVLDHIMSKWGVLVLSCLSDGTRRWGELRREVDGISEKMLASTLRTLTDDGLVHRESLPTVPPHVEYSLTPLGRDLMERMLPLMEWVAAHADGMLGRD; this is translated from the coding sequence ATGGTGGTGAGTTTTGCGCAGATCCGGGGATCGCAGCCGGCACTTTTCGATCAGGGGTGTGGGACGCGTGTCGTCCTCGACCACATCATGAGCAAGTGGGGCGTGCTGGTGCTCTCGTGCCTCTCCGACGGGACCCGTCGCTGGGGCGAGCTGCGCCGCGAGGTGGACGGCATCAGCGAGAAGATGCTCGCCTCCACGCTGCGCACGCTCACGGACGACGGGCTCGTGCATCGCGAATCGCTGCCGACTGTGCCCCCGCACGTGGAGTACAGCCTGACGCCGCTGGGCCGCGACCTCATGGAGCGGATGCTGCCGTTGATGGAGTGGGTGGCGGCGCACGCCGACGGCATGCTGGGCCGCGACTGA
- a CDS encoding APC family permease, whose product MATTPIHLERPDGKGLAAGTLGLWGSTVIGLASTAPVYSLVATLGFVVLAVGAQAPIAFIIAFVPMLLIAFAYRELNNAVPDCGTTFTWGTKAFGPWVGWMGGWGVAVAGMVVLANLAQIASVYFWSLIGQDLENNDWRVVVVAVLFIAAMTWVSWRGVEIGERIQNVLLAIQYLALAIFIVAALWQFFTGDAPDATPFSWEWLNPFAFTDWSGFTEAILLALFIYWGWDTCLALNEETKDPKRIPGRAAVLTCVILLVTYVAVTIAAMMYAGLGEDGTGLGNEANADDFFLAIKDGLLGPFGWVLVVAVIISAISSTQTTILPTARGTLAMGVYRALPAKFKEVHPVYKTPSFSTIVMGVVASLYYVGMTLISDNILQDSILSLGLAIAFYYAITGFACVWYFRADLRRSTRDLFFKGIFPVLGALLLTGAFIQSAIDMWDVDYGYTVLFGIGGTFVIGIGSLAIGLVLMFLWYLFPRSKRFFRGESLNRDTEVMVPEEPGAMIRSVDGGI is encoded by the coding sequence ATGGCTACGACGCCCATTCACCTGGAACGACCCGACGGCAAGGGATTGGCCGCAGGCACGCTCGGCCTGTGGGGATCCACCGTCATCGGTCTGGCCTCCACGGCCCCCGTCTATTCGCTCGTCGCGACGCTCGGATTCGTCGTGCTCGCCGTCGGCGCGCAGGCTCCGATCGCCTTCATCATCGCCTTCGTGCCGATGCTGCTGATCGCCTTCGCCTACCGCGAGCTCAACAACGCCGTCCCCGACTGCGGCACCACCTTCACGTGGGGCACGAAGGCCTTCGGGCCCTGGGTGGGCTGGATGGGCGGCTGGGGCGTCGCGGTCGCCGGCATGGTCGTGCTCGCGAACCTGGCGCAGATCGCCTCGGTGTACTTCTGGTCGCTGATCGGTCAGGACCTCGAGAACAACGACTGGCGGGTCGTCGTGGTGGCCGTCCTCTTCATCGCGGCGATGACCTGGGTGAGCTGGCGGGGCGTCGAGATCGGCGAGCGCATCCAGAACGTCCTGCTCGCGATCCAGTACCTCGCCCTGGCGATCTTCATCGTCGCCGCCCTCTGGCAGTTCTTCACGGGGGACGCCCCCGACGCCACCCCGTTCTCGTGGGAGTGGCTGAACCCGTTCGCGTTCACCGACTGGTCGGGCTTCACCGAGGCCATCCTCCTCGCGCTCTTCATCTACTGGGGTTGGGACACCTGCCTCGCCCTGAATGAGGAGACGAAGGACCCGAAGCGCATCCCCGGCCGGGCCGCGGTGCTCACCTGCGTCATCCTCCTGGTGACCTACGTCGCCGTGACGATCGCCGCGATGATGTACGCCGGTCTGGGGGAGGACGGCACGGGCCTGGGCAACGAGGCCAATGCGGACGACTTCTTCCTGGCCATCAAGGACGGCCTGCTCGGACCGTTCGGGTGGGTGCTCGTGGTCGCGGTCATCATCTCCGCGATCTCGTCCACCCAGACGACGATCCTCCCGACGGCCCGCGGCACCCTCGCGATGGGCGTGTACCGGGCGCTCCCGGCGAAGTTCAAGGAGGTGCACCCCGTCTACAAGACGCCGTCGTTCTCGACCATCGTCATGGGCGTCGTGGCATCCCTCTACTACGTGGGGATGACCCTCATCAGCGACAACATCCTGCAGGACTCGATCCTGTCGCTCGGCCTCGCGATCGCCTTCTACTACGCCATCACGGGCTTCGCCTGCGTCTGGTACTTCCGGGCCGACTTGCGCCGCTCGACGCGCGACCTCTTCTTCAAGGGCATCTTCCCGGTGCTGGGCGCGCTGCTGCTGACCGGGGCGTTCATCCAGTCGGCGATTGACATGTGGGATGTCGACTACGGCTACACCGTGCTCTTCGGCATCGGTGGCACGTTCGTGATCGGCATCGGATCGCTCGCGATCGGTCTCGTCCTGATGTTCCTCTGGTACCTCTTCCCGCGGTCGAAGCGGTTCTTCCGCGGCGAGAGCCTGAACCGCGACACCGAGGTGATGGTGCCGGAGGAGCCGGGCGCGATGATCCGGTCGGTCGACGGCGGCATCTGA
- the truA gene encoding tRNA pseudouridine(38-40) synthase TruA encodes MRIRLDIAYDGTHFRGWATQPTLRTVQGTLEAALARIVGSDVRFVVAGRTDAGVHASGQVAHVDLDDAQWARIQARHGRAAEDPAGSIAARMRGVLGAYPDVTVTRSSLAPEGFDARFSAVWRRYRYRLADDLAGYDPLRRLDTTTIRGRLHAEAMDAAARTLIGLHDFAAYCKPREEATTIRTLLDYRWARDTEGVLVAEVKADAFCHSMVRALVGACAAVGEGRLDVGDLVVLRDALTRTSEFKVLAARGLTLTEVGYPADDLLAARAAQTRARRDHETD; translated from the coding sequence GTGCGCATCCGGCTCGACATCGCCTACGACGGCACCCACTTCCGCGGGTGGGCCACGCAGCCCACGCTCCGCACGGTCCAGGGGACACTGGAGGCGGCGCTCGCCCGGATCGTCGGCTCCGACGTGCGGTTCGTCGTCGCGGGGCGGACCGATGCCGGCGTGCATGCGAGCGGGCAGGTGGCGCACGTCGACCTCGACGACGCCCAGTGGGCGCGGATCCAGGCGCGGCACGGCCGTGCCGCCGAGGACCCGGCGGGCAGCATTGCGGCGCGGATGCGCGGCGTGCTCGGCGCCTACCCGGACGTGACCGTCACCCGCTCCTCCCTCGCTCCGGAGGGGTTCGACGCCCGATTCTCCGCCGTCTGGCGGCGCTACCGCTACCGCCTGGCCGACGACCTCGCCGGCTATGACCCGCTGCGGCGTCTCGACACCACGACGATCCGCGGTCGGCTGCACGCGGAGGCCATGGACGCCGCCGCCCGGACGCTCATCGGGCTGCATGACTTCGCGGCGTACTGCAAGCCGCGGGAGGAGGCCACGACGATCCGCACGCTGCTGGACTACCGGTGGGCGCGGGACACCGAGGGAGTGCTGGTGGCGGAGGTCAAGGCGGACGCGTTCTGCCACAGCATGGTGCGGGCCCTCGTCGGCGCGTGCGCGGCCGTGGGGGAGGGGCGCCTCGACGTGGGCGATCTCGTGGTGCTCCGCGACGCGCTGACCAGGACGAGCGAGTTCAAGGTGCTCGCGGCCCGCGGCCTCACCCTCACCGAGGTGGGATACCCCGCCGACGACCTCCTCGCCGCCCGCGCGGCGCAGACGCGCGCCCGTCGCGACCACGAGACCGACTGA